One segment of Panicum virgatum strain AP13 chromosome 1K, P.virgatum_v5, whole genome shotgun sequence DNA contains the following:
- the LOC120707966 gene encoding bax inhibitor 1: protein MDAFYSTSSVAYGAAPGAGWGYESLKNFRQITPAVQTHLKLVYLTLCVALASSAVGAYLHVVWNIGGMLTMLGCVGSIAWLFSVPVYEERKRYGLLMAAALLEGASVGPLIKLAVDFDPSILVTAFVGTAIAFACFSCAAIVAKRREYLYLGGLLSSGLSILLWLQFAASIFGHSTGSFMFEVYFGLLIFLGYMVYDTQEIIERAHHGDMDYIKHALTLFTDFVAVLVRILVIMLKNAADKSEDKKRKKRS from the exons ATGGACGCCTTCTACTCGACCTCGTCGGTGGCGTACGGCGCGGCGCCCGGCGCCGGCTGGGGCTACGAATCGCTCAAGAACTTCCGCCAGATCACCCCCGCCGTCCAGACCCACCTCAAGCTC GTTTACCTCACCCTCTGCGTGGCGCTGGCCTCGTCGGCGGTGGGCGCTTACCTGCACGTCGTCTGGAACATTGGCGGGATGCTGACCATGCTCGGCTGCGTCGGCAGCATCGCCTGGCTCTTCTCGGTGCCTGTCTACGAGGAG AGGAAGAGGTATGGACTGCTGATGGCGGCTGCCCTACTGGAAGGGGCGTCGGTTGGACCTCTGATAAAGCTCGCCGTAGACTTTGACCCAAG CATCCTGGTGACAGCATTTGTTGGGACTGCTATTGCCTTCGCGTGCTTCTCCTGCGCAGCCATCGTGGCCAAGCGCCGGGAGTACCTCTACCTTGGTGGGCTGCTCTCTTCTGGCCTCTCCATTCTGCTCTGGCTGCAATTCGCCGCCTCCATCTTTGGCCACTCCACTGGCAGCTTCATGTTTGAG GTTTACTTTGGGCTGCTGATCTTCCTGGGCTACATGGTGTACGACACGCAGGAGATCATCGAGCGGGCGCACCATGGTGACATGGACTACATCAAGCACGCCCTGACCCTCTTCACCGACTTCGTCGCTGTCCTCGTCCGCATCCTCGTCATCATG CTAAAGAACGCAGCTGACAAGtcggaggacaagaagaggaagaagaggtcgTGA